Proteins encoded within one genomic window of Amycolatopsis sp. 2-15:
- a CDS encoding ATP-binding protein, with the protein MENEAAGSSPSHGMPAVDHLLDEVIELRLPAETGQIPLVRMLAQAVAARADYGLDAIADAKMAVDEACAQLVELADLGETMTCRFRVAPEGIAITVETPTGHARLPSEHSFGWHVLTTLATAVSVTSTPAPRAVGHTLAIHLELGPGTAR; encoded by the coding sequence ATGGAGAACGAAGCAGCCGGCAGCTCGCCGAGCCACGGGATGCCGGCGGTCGACCACCTGCTCGACGAGGTGATCGAGCTGCGTCTGCCCGCCGAGACCGGGCAGATCCCGCTCGTGCGAATGCTGGCCCAGGCCGTGGCCGCGCGCGCCGACTACGGCCTCGACGCGATCGCCGACGCGAAGATGGCCGTGGACGAGGCCTGCGCGCAGCTCGTGGAGCTCGCCGACCTCGGTGAGACGATGACGTGCCGGTTCCGCGTGGCACCCGAGGGCATCGCGATCACCGTGGAGACCCCCACCGGCCATGCGCGGCTGCCGAGCGAGCACAGCTTCGGCTGGCATGTGCTCACGACGCTGGCCACCGCCGTGTCGGTCACCAGCACCCCGGCTCCCCGCGCCGTCGGTCACACCCTGGCGATCCACCTCGAGCTGGGTCCGGGGACGGCCAGGTGA
- a CDS encoding NAD(P)/FAD-dependent oxidoreductase has translation MRVVIVGGGFAGYNAAKRLRRTAGDDVEVVVVNPTDYFLYLPLLPEVAAGLLDPRNITVSIPGTLRGVRLALGTVTTVDFDAHTVSYTDPEDRDHELSYDRLVLAAGSVNKLLPIPGVAEIAHGFRGVPEALYLRDHITRQIELAAAADDPEERTARCTFVVVGAGYTGTEVAVQGPAFTDALVARHPELTGQPVRWLLLDIADRVLPELSPRLGRTADAVLRERGVEVLTKTSVKDATAAAVTLTTGERVPTRSLVWCVGVRPDPLVADVGLPTAKGRVVVTAQLGVPGYPDVFACGDVAAVPDLTRPGEYTAMTAQHAERQGKLAGANVAASLGYGRPGTYRHHDLGFVVDLGAGRAAANPLHVPLKGWPAKIVTRAYHLLAMPGNRLRTVTGWALATVSRRPTVQLGLVRGSSVPLDTDSPEVPHRRP, from the coding sequence ATGCGGGTCGTGATCGTCGGGGGCGGGTTCGCCGGGTACAACGCGGCCAAGCGGCTGCGCAGGACCGCGGGCGACGACGTGGAAGTGGTGGTGGTCAACCCCACCGACTACTTCCTCTACCTGCCCCTGCTGCCGGAGGTCGCGGCCGGGCTGCTCGACCCGCGCAACATCACCGTCTCGATCCCGGGCACGCTGCGCGGCGTGCGGCTCGCGCTCGGCACGGTGACCACTGTGGACTTCGACGCGCACACGGTGAGCTACACCGATCCCGAGGACCGCGACCACGAGCTGTCCTACGACCGGCTCGTGCTCGCCGCCGGCAGCGTGAACAAGCTGCTGCCGATCCCCGGCGTCGCCGAGATCGCCCACGGCTTCCGCGGGGTGCCGGAGGCGCTCTACCTGCGCGACCACATCACCCGTCAGATCGAGCTCGCCGCCGCGGCCGACGACCCTGAGGAACGCACGGCTCGCTGCACGTTCGTGGTCGTGGGCGCCGGCTACACCGGCACCGAGGTCGCGGTGCAGGGCCCGGCGTTCACCGACGCGCTCGTCGCGCGCCACCCCGAGCTCACGGGACAGCCGGTGCGCTGGCTGCTGCTCGACATCGCCGACCGGGTGCTGCCCGAGCTGTCGCCGCGGCTGGGCCGGACCGCCGACGCGGTGCTGCGCGAGCGCGGCGTCGAGGTGCTGACGAAGACGTCGGTGAAGGACGCCACCGCCGCCGCCGTCACGCTCACCACGGGAGAACGCGTCCCGACCCGGTCGCTCGTGTGGTGCGTCGGGGTGCGGCCCGACCCACTCGTCGCCGACGTCGGCCTGCCCACAGCCAAGGGCCGCGTCGTCGTGACCGCGCAGCTCGGCGTGCCGGGCTACCCGGACGTGTTCGCGTGCGGCGACGTCGCGGCCGTACCCGACCTGACGCGGCCCGGTGAGTACACGGCCATGACCGCGCAGCACGCGGAACGCCAGGGCAAGCTCGCGGGGGCCAACGTCGCCGCGTCACTCGGGTACGGCCGCCCCGGCACCTACCGCCACCACGACCTCGGGTTCGTGGTCGACCTGGGCGCGGGCCGCGCGGCGGCCAACCCGTTGCACGTGCCACTGAAAGGCTGGCCCGCGAAGATCGTGACCCGCGCGTACCACCTGCTGGCGATGCCGGGCAACCGCCTGCGCACCGTCACCGGCTGGGCGCTCGCGACGGTGAGCCGGCGCCCGACCGTCCAACTGGGACTGGTCCGAGGCTCTTCCGTGCCGCTCGACACGGATTCCCCGGAAGTACCGCACCGCCGACCCTGA
- a CDS encoding ANTAR domain-containing response regulator, producing MTGGQERLSARLDEVTVAMESLTAMLDHQELDLGQMLQAVCEHVVGVVAGADMASITLVRDGVAETVASTDQRAVNFDREQYRIGDGPCLRAAETGAPVRVGVGAVADQWPQFASAADELGVASFLAAPLTVDGDMSGAMNLFGFGEHGFSDLEVKILELYTATVVFGLRSARRYFDAQELVAQLNRALETRSVIDQAKGILMAAHRITAEEAFQRLVKRSQDGNRKLYDVAAEFVAAVSSFT from the coding sequence ATGACCGGCGGCCAGGAACGGCTATCCGCGCGGCTTGACGAAGTCACCGTGGCGATGGAGTCGCTGACCGCGATGCTCGACCACCAGGAACTCGATCTCGGCCAGATGCTGCAGGCGGTCTGCGAGCACGTGGTCGGTGTGGTGGCAGGGGCGGACATGGCCAGCATCACGTTGGTGCGCGACGGGGTCGCGGAGACCGTCGCCAGCACCGACCAGCGCGCGGTGAACTTCGACCGCGAGCAGTACCGCATCGGCGACGGGCCGTGCCTGCGCGCGGCCGAGACCGGCGCGCCCGTGCGGGTCGGGGTCGGGGCGGTGGCCGACCAGTGGCCGCAGTTCGCGTCGGCCGCCGACGAGCTCGGCGTGGCGAGCTTCCTCGCCGCCCCGCTCACCGTCGACGGCGACATGAGCGGCGCGATGAACCTGTTCGGGTTCGGCGAACACGGGTTCAGCGACCTCGAGGTGAAAATCCTGGAGCTCTACACCGCCACGGTGGTGTTCGGCCTGCGCAGCGCGCGGCGCTACTTCGACGCGCAGGAGCTGGTGGCGCAGCTCAATCGCGCGCTGGAGACGCGATCCGTGATCGACCAGGCCAAAGGCATCCTGATGGCCGCCCACCGCATCACCGCCGAAGAGGCGTTCCAACGGCTCGTGAAGCGTTCGCAGGACGGAAACCGCAAGCTCTACGACGTGGCGGCCGAGTTCGTGGCCGCCGTGTCCAGTTTTACCTGA
- a CDS encoding VOC family protein has translation MASILNPYISFRDDARQAMEFYRDVFGGTLTVNTFGESGMPDSPAANNIMHAQLETENGFTLMGADTPPGMDHNPGTNISVSLSGDDGDQLRGYWAKLSDGGNVAVPLEKQMWGDEFGMCVDKFGIGWMVNITQPQG, from the coding sequence GTGGCTTCGATCCTCAACCCGTACATCAGCTTCCGCGACGACGCCCGGCAGGCGATGGAGTTCTACCGGGACGTGTTCGGCGGGACGCTGACCGTGAACACGTTCGGTGAGTCCGGCATGCCGGACTCACCAGCGGCGAACAACATCATGCACGCTCAGCTGGAGACCGAGAACGGGTTCACGTTGATGGGGGCCGACACGCCGCCGGGCATGGACCACAACCCCGGCACCAACATCTCGGTGAGCCTCAGCGGCGACGACGGCGACCAGCTGCGCGGTTACTGGGCCAAGCTCTCCGACGGCGGCAATGTCGCGGTGCCGCTGGAAAAGCAGATGTGGGGCGACGAGTTCGGCATGTGCGTCGACAAGTTCGGCATCGGCTGGATGGTCAACATCACGCAGCCGCAGGGCTGA
- a CDS encoding STAS domain-containing protein, whose protein sequence is MSALRRTKAPSARVGRVDPKRLLDLHVHRPVPGASVVEVVGEVDLCTAPHLAEVVEARIRSTVGVVIIDLSRTTFLAVAGLKVLRRMQLLAQLLDTDFYVDPGDSHPARRLLQLMPLGCERPGAAAGLSPVDVPGQRRLTT, encoded by the coding sequence ATGAGCGCCCTACGCCGCACGAAAGCTCCTTCCGCCAGGGTCGGCCGCGTCGACCCGAAACGCCTGCTCGACCTGCACGTCCACCGGCCCGTTCCCGGTGCTTCCGTGGTGGAGGTGGTCGGCGAGGTCGACCTCTGCACCGCACCCCACCTCGCCGAAGTCGTCGAAGCCCGCATCCGCAGCACGGTCGGCGTGGTGATCATCGATCTCAGCCGCACAACGTTCCTCGCCGTCGCCGGCCTCAAGGTCCTGCGCCGCATGCAACTGCTGGCGCAGCTTCTCGACACCGACTTCTACGTCGACCCCGGTGACTCGCACCCCGCGCGCCGGCTGCTGCAGCTGATGCCGCTCGGCTGCGAACGCCCGGGCGCCGCCGCGGGCCTCTCGCCCGTCGACGTCCCCGGCCAGCGGCGGCTCACCACCTGA
- a CDS encoding SigB/SigF/SigG family RNA polymerase sigma factor codes for MNQQPITRRRDEYAHTVPLFEEFAALDADDPRRPRLREQLVTEFLPVAEHIATRFTGRGEPREDLVQVGRIGLINAIDRFTPDRGPDFLSFAVPTIMGEIRRHFRDTGWSVRVPRRLKELHLSLSHGSSALSQTLGRAPTPTELAEHLGLDVAEVHEGLIAGNAYQTLSVDKPVHDDAEALSLADTLGEEDAELEHIENHEALEPLLRDLPPRERAILVMRFFGGLTQTQIADRVGISQMHVSRLLSQTLEQLRGKLTADPQARQ; via the coding sequence GTGAACCAGCAGCCGATCACCCGGCGCCGTGACGAATACGCCCACACGGTGCCGCTGTTCGAAGAGTTCGCCGCCCTCGACGCGGACGATCCGCGCCGCCCGCGTCTGCGCGAACAGCTCGTGACGGAGTTCCTCCCGGTCGCCGAGCACATCGCCACGCGCTTCACCGGCCGCGGCGAGCCCCGCGAAGACCTCGTGCAGGTGGGCCGCATCGGGCTGATCAACGCGATCGACCGGTTCACCCCGGACCGCGGCCCGGACTTCCTGTCCTTCGCCGTGCCCACGATCATGGGTGAGATCCGCCGCCACTTCCGTGACACGGGATGGTCCGTGCGCGTACCGCGTCGGCTGAAGGAACTGCACCTGTCGCTGAGCCACGGCTCGAGCGCGTTGTCGCAGACCCTCGGCCGCGCACCCACTCCGACGGAGCTCGCGGAGCATTTGGGGCTCGACGTCGCCGAAGTGCACGAAGGTCTGATCGCCGGCAACGCCTACCAGACGCTGTCGGTCGACAAGCCCGTGCACGACGACGCGGAAGCCCTGTCGCTCGCGGACACTCTCGGCGAGGAAGACGCGGAACTCGAGCACATCGAAAACCACGAGGCACTGGAACCGCTGCTGCGCGACCTGCCCCCACGCGAACGCGCGATCCTCGTGATGCGCTTCTTCGGCGGTCTCACGCAAACGCAGATCGCCGACCGTGTGGGCATTTCCCAGATGCACGTCTCGCGCCTGCTGTCGCAGACCCTGGAACAACTTCGCGGAAAACTCACCGCCGACCCGCAAGCACGGCAATAA
- a CDS encoding L,D-transpeptidase → MQAKTFATGVLVAVAAALTACAAPQAATTPTPLADTSSLAPTTTTEITPTSTTPPPPPPPCSVGTGACASLSLRLAWLLKDGVVVHGPVAMEPGDASRPTPVGSFKVAWKDKVHTSSEYGDSMPNSVFFAAGGIAFHAGPLDKPSHGCIHLTDADSEVFFAGLAVGASVEVKA, encoded by the coding sequence AAGACCTTCGCGACGGGTGTGCTCGTGGCCGTCGCGGCCGCGCTGACGGCGTGCGCCGCACCGCAGGCGGCGACCACCCCGACGCCGCTGGCCGATACCTCGAGCCTCGCGCCCACCACCACCACCGAGATCACACCCACGTCGACCACTCCACCGCCGCCGCCCCCGCCGTGCTCGGTCGGGACCGGCGCGTGCGCGAGCCTGTCGCTGCGGCTCGCGTGGCTGCTCAAGGACGGCGTGGTCGTGCACGGCCCGGTCGCGATGGAGCCGGGCGACGCGAGCCGGCCGACGCCCGTGGGCAGCTTCAAGGTGGCGTGGAAGGACAAGGTGCACACCAGCAGCGAGTACGGCGACTCGATGCCCAACTCGGTGTTCTTCGCGGCCGGCGGGATCGCGTTCCACGCCGGGCCGTTGGACAAGCCCTCCCACGGCTGCATCCACCTGACCGACGCGGACTCGGAGGTGTTCTTCGCCGGGCTGGCGGTGGGCGCGTCGGTCGAGGTGAAAGCCTGA
- a CDS encoding STAS domain-containing protein has product MTDDLRAAGARRLPTLDISTTTAAGTTVVTAAGEIDTAVSDALRARLVAALEGRPGVLVVDLSEVPFCDSSGLSVLIDVRGRATEAGIPFRIVTQQRGLLRPIELLHLDSVLEIHPSLESATGTVSSS; this is encoded by the coding sequence GTGACCGACGATCTCAGAGCGGCCGGCGCGCGGCGCCTGCCCACGCTCGACATCAGCACCACGACCGCCGCCGGCACGACGGTGGTCACCGCCGCCGGGGAGATCGACACCGCGGTGTCGGACGCGCTGCGCGCCCGGCTGGTCGCGGCCCTGGAAGGCCGCCCCGGCGTGCTCGTCGTGGATCTGTCCGAAGTGCCGTTCTGCGACTCCAGCGGCCTTTCGGTGCTGATCGACGTCCGGGGCCGCGCGACCGAGGCCGGGATCCCGTTCCGCATCGTGACCCAGCAGCGCGGGCTGCTGCGGCCAATCGAATTGCTGCACCTCGACTCGGTGCTGGAGATCCACCCGAGCCTGGAGTCAGCCACGGGAACCGTCTCCTCGTCGTAG
- a CDS encoding bifunctional nuclease family protein, with the protein MVQVRVQGLAVVAQEVAPVVLLREETGQRRWLAITIGAPEAQELAAAQEQVTSARPGTVELILEVVSAFGRHVTSVEVTELRDSIFHADLVLSDGARVSARPSDAIAVGLRAHAPIDVAEAVLAEAAVDVTVAGGEDPAEALGGEPGVGTEDEIRQFRDLLDEVSPDDFRDPGTGPA; encoded by the coding sequence ATGGTGCAAGTGCGGGTCCAGGGTCTCGCCGTCGTCGCCCAGGAGGTGGCGCCGGTGGTGCTGCTGCGCGAGGAGACGGGGCAGCGCCGCTGGCTGGCCATCACCATCGGCGCGCCGGAGGCGCAGGAACTGGCCGCCGCGCAGGAGCAGGTGACCTCGGCCCGGCCGGGCACGGTCGAGCTCATCCTCGAGGTGGTGTCGGCGTTCGGGAGGCACGTGACGAGCGTCGAGGTCACCGAGCTGCGCGACAGCATCTTCCACGCCGACCTGGTGCTCTCGGACGGCGCGCGCGTCTCGGCGCGGCCCAGCGACGCGATCGCGGTGGGGCTGCGCGCCCACGCACCCATCGACGTCGCCGAGGCTGTCCTCGCCGAGGCCGCGGTGGACGTGACGGTGGCCGGTGGCGAGGACCCGGCCGAAGCGCTCGGCGGGGAGCCGGGTGTGGGCACCGAGGACGAGATCCGCCAGTTCCGCGACCTGCTCGACGAGGTCAGCCCCGACGACTTCCGCGACCCCGGAACCGGGCCCGCCTGA
- a CDS encoding TIGR03619 family F420-dependent LLM class oxidoreductase, with amino-acid sequence MRIGFTLPQFGPFAGDGSGVTRFARRAEELGVASLWVGDRLLAPVHPKVGYGGSDAIPAEFAVRLDPFALLAAAAAVTERVRLGTNVLNAPWYPPALLARSLTTIDALSGGRLVPGLGTGWSPEEYEAVNVPMTERGARLDECLDALEALWTTDPAEYRGRHWTVPETHDSFKPVRTPPVYLAGYAPAAMRRIARRAAGWLPVVTPPAEYDPATAIVAPLAHLRQLAAEAGRDPAELGAILRIYPRACAGVADVVTAIERTAEDTDLRDVFVDLTFTARSTDHALELVETILGRTSPEPA; translated from the coding sequence ATGCGCATCGGTTTCACCCTGCCCCAGTTCGGCCCGTTCGCCGGAGACGGCTCGGGCGTCACCCGCTTCGCCCGGCGCGCCGAGGAGCTCGGCGTCGCGAGCCTCTGGGTCGGCGACCGCCTGCTCGCACCGGTGCACCCGAAGGTCGGGTACGGCGGCTCCGACGCGATCCCGGCGGAGTTCGCCGTGCGGCTCGACCCGTTCGCGCTGCTGGCCGCTGCGGCCGCGGTCACCGAACGGGTGCGGCTCGGCACCAACGTGCTCAACGCGCCCTGGTACCCGCCCGCCCTGCTGGCGCGCTCGCTCACCACGATCGACGCGCTCAGCGGCGGCCGCCTGGTCCCGGGGCTCGGCACGGGCTGGTCTCCCGAGGAGTACGAGGCCGTGAACGTGCCGATGACCGAACGCGGCGCGCGGCTCGACGAATGCCTCGACGCCCTCGAAGCGCTGTGGACGACCGATCCCGCCGAGTACCGCGGCCGGCACTGGACCGTGCCCGAGACCCACGACTCGTTCAAGCCGGTCCGCACGCCGCCGGTGTACCTCGCCGGGTACGCGCCGGCCGCGATGCGCCGGATCGCGCGGCGGGCGGCGGGCTGGCTGCCGGTGGTCACCCCGCCGGCCGAGTACGACCCGGCGACCGCGATCGTCGCGCCGCTGGCCCATCTGCGGCAGCTGGCCGCCGAAGCCGGCCGGGACCCCGCGGAGCTGGGCGCGATCCTGCGCATCTATCCGCGGGCCTGCGCCGGCGTGGCCGACGTGGTCACGGCCATCGAACGCACCGCCGAGGACACCGACCTCCGCGACGTGTTCGTGGACCTCACCTTCACCGCGCGCAGCACCGACCACGCGCTGGAGCTCGTGGAGACGATCCTGGGGCGGACTTCCCCCGAGCCCGCGTGA